In Orenia marismortui DSM 5156, the sequence AAGAGAAGAAGGGTATAACTTAGATGATATTAGTCAAGCTTTTGAATTTATATTTTCTTCTTCGGAAATAATAGATTTACCAGAAAATAAAAGTAATAAAACAAATAATAAAAGATTTAAAAATAGAGTATTAGATTTTAGAGAAAAATCAAAATTTGACATAGAAGTGCAAGGGATTATTATGAAATTGAATGTTTTAAATTTACTAAGAGATGGAGAATTGGAGAAAGTAATAACAAGGTGTTTAGTAGGTAGTAATAAAGTTATTGATATTTCAGATTTATGGAAAGTATTAAAAGAGGTAGTTAATAATGAATTAAGGTTAGCTATAATTTCTAATGAGATAAAAGAGTTTAAGGATAATGATATTAAATTAGATAATAACTATATTAATTAGTATAAAATTGGAGGTGATAAAATGCCTAGAAAAAAGAAGAAAAAGAAGAAGTTGGTTATTGTAGAGTCTCCGGCTAAAGCAAAAACTATTAGTAAATTTCTAGGTAAAGGATTTGAGGTAGCTGCATCTATGGGACATGTAATTGATTTACCTAAAAGTCAATTGGGAGTAGATGTTAATGAGGACTTCAAACCTAAGTATATAACAATCAGAGGAAAAGGAAAAACTTTACAAAATTTAAAGAAGAAAGCTAAGAAAAGTGAAGGTGTGTTATTGGCGACAGACCCTGACCGTGAAGGGGAAGCAATTTCGTGGCATTTAGCACATGCATTAAAAATAGATGAAGATAGTGAGTGTAGAATTGAATTTAATGAAATTACAAAGACAGCAATAAAGAATGCATTAGATGAAGTTCGTTCTATAGATAAAGATAGAGTAAATGCACAACAGGCTAGGAGGATTTTAGATCGTTTAGTAGGTTATAAGTTAAGTCCTCTATTATGGTATAAAGTAAGAAAGGGGCTGAGTGCTGGAAGAGTACAATCGGTGGCAGTAAAGATTATATGTGATCGTGAGGAAGAGATTGAAGCCTTTAACCCAGAAGAATATTGGACAATAGATACTAAAGTAAAGGGAGAAAGTAAGCAGGAATTTTCGGCAAAATTGCATAGAATTAATGGTGAAAAATTTAGAATAGCCAATAAAAAGGAATCAGATAAAATAGTTAAAGCTCTAGAAGAGGAAAACTTAAAAATAGCTAAAATCAAAGAAAGCAAAAGAAGAAGGTATCCTTCTGCTCCTTTTACAACTAGTACCTTGCAACAACAGGCTTCTACCAAGATTAATTTTAGTACAAAAAAGACAATGTATTTAGCACAACAATTATATGAAGGTTTAGATTTAGGTGCTGATGGAACAGTAGGTTTAATTACTTATATGAGAACAGATTCAACCAGGATTTCTAAAGAAGCAAAAGGTAATTTGAGAAAATATATAAAGGATAATTTAGGAGAAAAATATTTATCTAAAAAGCCTAAAAATTATCAAGCTAAATCTGGTGCACAGGATGCTCATGAGGCAATAAGGCCTACTTCAGTGTTTAGAACGCCTGATAAGATTAAAGGTTACTTAAATAAGGAACAATATAAATTGTATAAATTAATTTGGGAGCGGTTTGTTGCTAGTCAAATGAGTCCTGCTTTATATAAGACATTAACTGTTGATATAAAAGGTGGAGATTATTGGTTAAGGTCTAAAGGGTCTATAGAATTATTTCCTGGCTTCTTAAAGGTAGATAGCACAAAACAAAGTACTAAAGATGAACTTCTTCCAGAGCTAAAAGAAGGAGAGAATATAAGTTTAAACAAAGTAATTCCAGAACAACATTTTACTAAACCTCCGGCTCGATATACAGAGGCAAAATTAGTTAAGACTTTAGAAAAGAAAGGTATTGGAAGGCCGAGTACTTATGCTACAATTGTAGCTACTATTCAAAATCGTGGTTATGTTGAGAGAGAAGGCAGTCAATTTAAACCAACAGAATTAGGAACTGTGGTTAATGGTTTATTGTCTAAGCATTTTCCAAAAGTCACAGATATAGAGTTTACAGCTCAGTTAGAAGATGATTTAGACAGAATTGAATCTGGGGAGGTTGACTGGGTTCAGTTGCTAAAAGATCTCTATTTTCCTTTTGAAGAAAGATTAGAAGAAGCTCGTGAAAATATGGAAAATGTTACTTTAGAAGATGAAGTTACAGATGAAATATGTGAAAAGTGTGGTAGTAATATGGTTATCAAGCATGGTAGGTATGGGAAGTTTTTAGCTTGCCCTGAGTACCCAGAATGTAAAAATACCAAGCCGTTTTTAAATAAGATAGGGGTTAAGTGTCCTGAATGTGAGACTGGTGATGTGGTAAAACGAAAAAGCAAGAAGAAGAGAACTTTTTATGGATGTAGCAATTATCCAGAATGTGAATTTATGACTTGGAATAAACCTGTGAATGAGAAATGCCCTAAATGTGGAAATAAATTTTTAGTAGAAAAGAATAGTAAAGGACAAAAGAAGATTTATTGTATAAATAAAGAATGCGATTATGAGAGAAATAAAGAATAAATATTATATATAGGTATAAAAATTATTTTGTTTGGCTAAGTCGTTGGTTTCAATTATTATTTTAGTAGGGTAGGTGAACTAATATGTTTGAGGCAACTACTGTAATAGCAATGAAACGTGAAGATAAGGTTGCTATTGCTGGTGATGGTCAAGTTACGATGCAGCATACTGTAATGAAACATGGTGCTAAAAAGATTAGAAGAATTTATAATGGGAATGTATTAGCTGGGTTTGCAGGAGCAGCGGCTGATGCTTTCACTTTATTTGAAAAGTTTGAAGGAAAATTAGAAGAGTTTCATGGTAATTTACAAAGAGCAGCAGTAGAGTTAGCTAAAGAATGGAGAACAGACAAAATGTTAAGGAAATTGGAAGCATTATTAATTGTTGCTGATAAAGAATCATTATTGGTCATTTCAGGAACAGGTGATGTTATTGAGCCAGATGATGGGGTTACTGCCATTGGTTCAGGAGGTTCTTATGCTTTAGCTGCTGCAAGAGCTTTAATAGAATATTCTGATTTGACAGCTGCAGAGATAGTTGAGAAATCCTTGGAGATAGCAGCTGATATTTGTATTTATACTAATAAGAATATTAGTGTAGAAGAAATATAGGAGGAGGCTGAAAAATGGAAGAATTAACTCCAAAAGAGATAGTTAAAAGATTAGATAAATATATTATTGGTCAAAATGAAGCTAAGAAATCAGTAGCTGTTGCAATTAGAAATAGATATAGAAGAAAAAAGTTACCTTTAGATCTAAAAGATGAAGTTGTCCCCAAAAATATCTTGATGATAGGGTCTACAGGTGTTGGTAAAACAGAGATAGCTAGAAGATTAGCTAAATTAGTCAAAGCTCCTTTTATTAAAATTGAGGTTACTAAATTTACTGAGGTTGGTTATGTTGGGCGTGATGTAGAATCTATGGTTAGAGATTTGCTTGAGATATCCATTAGAATGATTAAAAATGAGAAGATTGAAAAAGTTGAAGATAAAGCTAGTAGTTTGGCAGAAGAAAGAATACTAGATTTATTATTGCCAAGACCTAAAAGTAAAAATAAAAACCCCTTTGGTGCGTTATTTGCTGATGATGATAGAGAAGATTCTATATTAGATGTTGAGAGAGAGGAAAGATTTGAAAATCAAAGAGAAAAGTTACGAGAACGATTAAGATTAGGTGATTTAGATGATAGAATGGTAGAAATAGAAGTAGAAGATAATCCATCCCAGATGGTTGAAATCTTTTCGGGAACTGGTGTGGAAGAGATGGGAGTTAATTTCCAAGATATCTTTGGTGGAATGTTTCCTGGTAAGAAGAAAAAAAGAAGAGTTAGTATTGAAGAGGCTAAATCTATAATTAAAGAACAGGAAGCTCAAAAACTAATTGATATGGATGAAGTAAGTAGAGAAGCTATACAAAGGGTTGAAGAAGCAGGAATAATATTTTTAGATGAAATTGATAAAATAGCTGGTAAGAATTCTTCATCTGCTCCAGATGTCTCTCGTGGTGGAGTACAAAGAGATATATTACCTATTGTAGAAGGTTCAACGATAATGACTAAATATGGGCCAGTAAAGACAGACCATATTTTATTTATTGCTGCGGGTGCTTTTCATGTTGCTAGTCCTACAGATTTAGTGCCAGAATTACAAGGTAGATTTCCTATTAGAGTAGAATTAAGTAGTTTGTCTAAAGAAGATTTTAAAGAGATATTAATTAAGCCAGAGAATGCACTGATAAAACAATATAAAGCCTTATTGGAAACAGAAGGTATAGAGATTGATTTTACAGAAGAATCAATTGATGAATTAGCAGATATCGCCTTTAGAGTAAATGAACAGACAGAAAACATAGGAGCAAGAAGATTACATACTATTATCGAGAAATTACTAGAAGAAATTTCATTTATAGCACCTGAGATAGAAGATAAAGAGGTAATTATTGATAGAGAATATGTAAAAGACAAATTAGATAATATTGTACAAAATAAAGATTTAAGCAAATATATACTATAATATTTGAAATAAAAATATAATTTGTGTATAATTTGAGTAACTCCATAGTAAAATGCTTGATGATTGAGGGGGAAAGTATATGGAAGAATTACTAAATAAGACCCGTAAGATAAATAGATTAATTCAACGTTCTGCTGGACATCCTGTGAATTATGATGAAATGTCTCAAGTCTTAAGTGAAACTATAGAAGCTAACATTTATATTGTTAATGAAAGAGGAAAGTTGTTAGGCTATACTTTGGTTGATGCTTTTGAATGTGATCTAATGTTTGAAGAAGTTATTAGTTCTGAGGAGTTCCCTAAAAGCTATAATGATTGGTTATTAGGTATTTATCATACTAGATCTAATTATGAACAAAAAGAAGGTTTATGTGTATTTAAGGATCATGAAGATTGTATTTTTAAGCATAAGCTAACTACTGTAGTTCCTATTAATGGTGGTGGCGAAAGACTAGGAACGTTAATTGCAGCTAGGTTTGGCCAAGAGTTTGGTTCTAGTGATTTATTATTAGCTGAGTATGGAGCAACTGTAGTTGGTATGGAGATTTTGAGATTAAGAAGTGAAAAGATGGAAGAGGAAACAAGGAAAGAAGCGGCTGTTGATATTGCCTTAGAGACGCTTTCTTATTCTGAATTAGAAGCTGTTGAACATATTTTTGAAGAATTAGATGGTACAGAAGGTCTATTAGTGGCTAGTAAAATTGCTGATAGAGTGGGGATAACTCGTTCAGTTATTGTTAATGCTTTAAGAAAGTTTGAAAGTGCTGGTGTAATTGAATCTAAATCTTTGGGGATGAAAGGTACTTACATCAAAATTTTAAATGATAGATTGCTTGATGGCTTAGAAGAAATTAAATAGCCTTAACAAAACACAGGTTTTGCCTGTGTTTTGTTAAGGCTATAAAATAGTAATTTGTAGTTTTGTGGAAAATAATTACTTATATTAGTTTTATTTGCAAGAAAAAAATTTGACATTAAACTCGAATATTTATAAAATTATTATGGTATTACATAAAAATAAAATAATTAGCAAATCTATCGAAAGGTAGTGGCGCAAAGCTATGGGTCTAAAGATATTTATCAAATATCCATGATTGCCAGGTTGCACACTTTAAAAGCTATTGGTGAGGCAACTGTAGCTTTTTTCTTTATGTAAATTGATATTTTATTTTGATTAAACCTACCTACATACATAGAATTAAAAAGAAGGATTGGATATATTTTTTTGAAGGAATTTTAGTAGATAAGTCGAAATATTGAAAGTAGAGTATTTAATGTGTTTATATATGACAAAGTTAGGGAGGATATACTTAATGAAAATCTTTGATAATAGAAATTTTGGGGTGTTGGAGAAAAGTTTAGATGGGCTTGCTAAAAATCATCAGGCTATATCAAATAACATATCAAATGCAGATACTCCAGGCTATAAAAGGAAGTATGTAAGTTTCAGAAAAGAATTATCTGATTTATTAGAAAATAGAAATGACTTAAAAGTAACAAACAAAAAGCATATTGCTATTAATTCTAAGGATATAAGTTCTTTTAAGGCAAGAGTTCATACAGAAGAAAATACTTCTGTTAGAAATGATGATAATAATGTAGATATAGATGCAGAAATGGCTATGCTTGCTAGAAACACTCTAGAATATCAAGCGGTAGTAAAACAAATTAGTAATCAATTTAAGAGGTTAGACTCAGTAATACAAAAGGGAGGTAGGTAGGAATGGGATTATTCAATAATTTTAACATAAGTGCTTCAGGGTTGACAGCTCAAAGGTTAAGAATGGATTTGATTTCTAGTAATATTGCTAATGCTAATACAACTAAAGCTGAAGATGGTAAGCCTTATCGTCGTAAGCTTCCTGTATTTAGTGCAAAATTAAAAGATGAAATCAATAAGTTTAATACTGGTGAAGATGTAGGAAATGGAGTAGAGGTATCCTCTATTCAAGAGAGCAAAGAACCTTATAAGTTAGTTTATAATCCTAATCATCCAGAAGCTAATGAATCAGGATATGTCGAAATGCCTAACATTAATATTGTTTCTGAGATGACAGATATGATTTCTGCTACTAGAGCATATGAAGCAAATGTGACTGCTTTAAATTCAGCTAAGTCAATGGCTCAAAGTGCTTTGAAAATTGGCTAGTTTAGGGGAGGAGAATTAAATGAAAATAGATCAAATTAGTAATCATAGCTTAATGAAGGTAGATAAGCTTGATGAAAAGAAGGATAAGTATCCTTCTTTTGCTAATGTTATGAAAGAATCTTTGCAAAAAGTTAACAGTTTACAACATGCTGCGAATAAAGCAGGGGAAGATTTGGCATTGGGTAAAGCTGAAAATATTCATGAAGTTATGATTACTGCACAGAAAGCTAAACTATCACTAGATTTAACTACAACTATAACTAAGAAAGCTATAGATGCCTATAAAGAAGTTATGAGGATACAGGTTTAATGTACTTGTTCAGTGAGATTGGGGTGTAAATATGGTTAAAAATTTCTCGCAAATAAAAAAGCAGATACAAAATTTGTGGAACAATTTTAATAAAAAAGCTAAAATAGTGATTATTGTATCAGCTCTTGTTACATTCATTGGAATGTTATTGCTGGCTCATTGGGCTAGCAAACCAGAATATATGGTATTATTTAATAATTTATCTATGGAGGATGCAGGGGGAATTATTAATAGTTTAGATGAAAAACAAATTACTTATCAGCTGAAAGATAATGGTTCTACTATTTTAGTTCCTCAAAAGAATGTTCATAAGTTGCGGTTAGATTTAGCAAGTCAAGGACTTCCAACTGGAGGGAATGTAGGTTTTGAAATTTTTGACCGCAATCAGATCGGGAGTACTGATTTTGAACAGAAGGTTCAATTTAACCGTGCTTTATCTGGGGAATTAGCTAGAACAATTAAGCAGCTTGATAATGTTCTATCTGCTAATGTAAGAATTACTCCTAGTGAATCAAGTATATATAAAGAGCAAGAGGAACCTGCTAAAGCATCTGTAGTATTGAAGTTAAAGCAATATACCAAATTAACTACTAAAGAAGTGAAGTCTATTGCTAATTTGGTTGCTAGTAGTGTAAATGGTTTAGACCCTACTAGAGTTACTATTGTAGATACAACTGGTAATTTATTATCGGCTAAGCTCAAAGAAGATGATGAAAAGGCTGATATTAGTGATAAGTTAGCTTTACAGAATAAATTCGAAGAGGCTATTGAAAAAGATTTGAATGTAATGTTAACTAAAGTGTTAGGGATGGGTAATTTTTCTTTAGTTGTTAATGCGACTTTAAATTTTGATCAAAGAAATATAGAAAGTAAAAGGTATGAACCTGTAGTTGATGATGAGGGAATTATACGTAGTAAACAATCAAAAACAGAGAGTAGTCAAGGTATGACTACTACCCCAGAAGGAGTTCCTGGAACTACATCTAATTTACCTCAATATAAAATTAATAATCAGGATAGAACAGAACATGATAAAGAAGAAGAAATTGTAAATTATGAGATCAATGAAGAAGTAGAAAAATATGTACAAGCTCCTGGAACACTAGAGAAATTATCAGTAGCAGTAACTGTAGATACGCCTGATGGCCAATTAGATGCTGCGAAACAAGAAGCAATCACTAATCTTATTTCAGCTGCTGTAGGTTATGATGTGAATCGTGGTGACCAGATTACAGTCATCGGTATGGCTTTTGATAATAGTTTAGAAGAAGAGGTTATCAATGCTGAAGCTAGTGAAGCAGCAAAGAGAAGAACTATACTATTATCTTTATTGATTGGTATAGCAATATTAATTGCTGTGCTATTGATAGTGTTATATAGAAAACGAAGAAATGAAATGGGTAGTGAAGCTGAGGTAGGACAAAATGTTGATTATCTAATTGATGAGGCTGAAGAAGAATTTGCAGTTGGAGATAATTTAACTAGTGAAGAAAGAGAAAGGCAGAAATTACAAAATCAATTACGCAATATAATTAAAGATCAACCAGAAGAGATAGCTGGATTAATTAAAAGTTGGCTATCTGAAGATTAATAGGAGGGAAAGGAATGGCAAATTTAACTGGAAAAGAAAAAGCAGCTATTCTATTAGTTTCCTTAGGACCAGATTCATCAGCAGAAGTTTTTAAACATCTAAATGATGATGAAATAGAAGATTTAACTTTGGAAATAGCTAATTTAGATAAAGTCTCTACAGATGTAAAAGATCAAGTTTTAGATGAATTTCATCAGATGTGTGTTGCTTATGATTATATTAGCCATGGTGGAATGGAATATGCTAAAGAAGTCTTAGAAAAAGCTTTAGGGCAAAATAAAGCTAATGATATAATTGATCGTTTA encodes:
- a CDS encoding DUF494 family protein, yielding MNQNIFEIISQLVKRLLHDGEIIQDEEKLINSLREEGYNLDDISQAFEFIFSSSEIIDLPENKSNKTNNKRFKNRVLDFREKSKFDIEVQGIIMKLNVLNLLRDGELEKVITRCLVGSNKVIDISDLWKVLKEVVNNELRLAIISNEIKEFKDNDIKLDNNYIN
- the topA gene encoding type I DNA topoisomerase; this translates as MPRKKKKKKKLVIVESPAKAKTISKFLGKGFEVAASMGHVIDLPKSQLGVDVNEDFKPKYITIRGKGKTLQNLKKKAKKSEGVLLATDPDREGEAISWHLAHALKIDEDSECRIEFNEITKTAIKNALDEVRSIDKDRVNAQQARRILDRLVGYKLSPLLWYKVRKGLSAGRVQSVAVKIICDREEEIEAFNPEEYWTIDTKVKGESKQEFSAKLHRINGEKFRIANKKESDKIVKALEEENLKIAKIKESKRRRYPSAPFTTSTLQQQASTKINFSTKKTMYLAQQLYEGLDLGADGTVGLITYMRTDSTRISKEAKGNLRKYIKDNLGEKYLSKKPKNYQAKSGAQDAHEAIRPTSVFRTPDKIKGYLNKEQYKLYKLIWERFVASQMSPALYKTLTVDIKGGDYWLRSKGSIELFPGFLKVDSTKQSTKDELLPELKEGENISLNKVIPEQHFTKPPARYTEAKLVKTLEKKGIGRPSTYATIVATIQNRGYVEREGSQFKPTELGTVVNGLLSKHFPKVTDIEFTAQLEDDLDRIESGEVDWVQLLKDLYFPFEERLEEARENMENVTLEDEVTDEICEKCGSNMVIKHGRYGKFLACPEYPECKNTKPFLNKIGVKCPECETGDVVKRKSKKKRTFYGCSNYPECEFMTWNKPVNEKCPKCGNKFLVEKNSKGQKKIYCINKECDYERNKE
- the hslV gene encoding ATP-dependent protease subunit HslV; the protein is MFEATTVIAMKREDKVAIAGDGQVTMQHTVMKHGAKKIRRIYNGNVLAGFAGAAADAFTLFEKFEGKLEEFHGNLQRAAVELAKEWRTDKMLRKLEALLIVADKESLLVISGTGDVIEPDDGVTAIGSGGSYALAAARALIEYSDLTAAEIVEKSLEIAADICIYTNKNISVEEI
- the hslU gene encoding ATP-dependent protease ATPase subunit HslU, with the protein product MEELTPKEIVKRLDKYIIGQNEAKKSVAVAIRNRYRRKKLPLDLKDEVVPKNILMIGSTGVGKTEIARRLAKLVKAPFIKIEVTKFTEVGYVGRDVESMVRDLLEISIRMIKNEKIEKVEDKASSLAEERILDLLLPRPKSKNKNPFGALFADDDREDSILDVEREERFENQREKLRERLRLGDLDDRMVEIEVEDNPSQMVEIFSGTGVEEMGVNFQDIFGGMFPGKKKKRRVSIEEAKSIIKEQEAQKLIDMDEVSREAIQRVEEAGIIFLDEIDKIAGKNSSSAPDVSRGGVQRDILPIVEGSTIMTKYGPVKTDHILFIAAGAFHVASPTDLVPELQGRFPIRVELSSLSKEDFKEILIKPENALIKQYKALLETEGIEIDFTEESIDELADIAFRVNEQTENIGARRLHTIIEKLLEEISFIAPEIEDKEVIIDREYVKDKLDNIVQNKDLSKYIL
- the codY gene encoding GTP-sensing pleiotropic transcriptional regulator CodY produces the protein MEELLNKTRKINRLIQRSAGHPVNYDEMSQVLSETIEANIYIVNERGKLLGYTLVDAFECDLMFEEVISSEEFPKSYNDWLLGIYHTRSNYEQKEGLCVFKDHEDCIFKHKLTTVVPINGGGERLGTLIAARFGQEFGSSDLLLAEYGATVVGMEILRLRSEKMEEETRKEAAVDIALETLSYSELEAVEHIFEELDGTEGLLVASKIADRVGITRSVIVNALRKFESAGVIESKSLGMKGTYIKILNDRLLDGLEEIK
- the flgB gene encoding flagellar basal body rod protein FlgB, encoding MKIFDNRNFGVLEKSLDGLAKNHQAISNNISNADTPGYKRKYVSFRKELSDLLENRNDLKVTNKKHIAINSKDISSFKARVHTEENTSVRNDDNNVDIDAEMAMLARNTLEYQAVVKQISNQFKRLDSVIQKGGR
- the flgC gene encoding flagellar basal body rod protein FlgC; translation: MGLFNNFNISASGLTAQRLRMDLISSNIANANTTKAEDGKPYRRKLPVFSAKLKDEINKFNTGEDVGNGVEVSSIQESKEPYKLVYNPNHPEANESGYVEMPNINIVSEMTDMISATRAYEANVTALNSAKSMAQSALKIG
- the fliE gene encoding flagellar hook-basal body complex protein FliE, producing MKIDQISNHSLMKVDKLDEKKDKYPSFANVMKESLQKVNSLQHAANKAGEDLALGKAENIHEVMITAQKAKLSLDLTTTITKKAIDAYKEVMRIQV
- the fliF gene encoding flagellar basal-body MS-ring/collar protein FliF, with the protein product MVKNFSQIKKQIQNLWNNFNKKAKIVIIVSALVTFIGMLLLAHWASKPEYMVLFNNLSMEDAGGIINSLDEKQITYQLKDNGSTILVPQKNVHKLRLDLASQGLPTGGNVGFEIFDRNQIGSTDFEQKVQFNRALSGELARTIKQLDNVLSANVRITPSESSIYKEQEEPAKASVVLKLKQYTKLTTKEVKSIANLVASSVNGLDPTRVTIVDTTGNLLSAKLKEDDEKADISDKLALQNKFEEAIEKDLNVMLTKVLGMGNFSLVVNATLNFDQRNIESKRYEPVVDDEGIIRSKQSKTESSQGMTTTPEGVPGTTSNLPQYKINNQDRTEHDKEEEIVNYEINEEVEKYVQAPGTLEKLSVAVTVDTPDGQLDAAKQEAITNLISAAVGYDVNRGDQITVIGMAFDNSLEEEVINAEASEAAKRRTILLSLLIGIAILIAVLLIVLYRKRRNEMGSEAEVGQNVDYLIDEAEEEFAVGDNLTSEERERQKLQNQLRNIIKDQPEEIAGLIKSWLSED